From the Spiroplasma chrysopicola DF-1 genome, one window contains:
- the greA gene encoding transcription elongation factor GreA gives MPNEEILLTKEGIKDLQAELDNLINTVRPQVIEELKEARAQGDLSENADYDAARNRQAEVEGRIKQIEGLLTKAKEIKEVKSKAGVIKLGSKVTFTNLLLKKDFEIKIVGAVEANPFENTISNESPIAKAIIGKKVGETVEIKGIQTPYKVTIVSVA, from the coding sequence ATGCCAAATGAAGAAATTTTATTAACAAAAGAGGGAATCAAAGATTTACAAGCAGAATTAGATAATTTAATTAATACTGTTCGTCCACAAGTAATTGAAGAATTAAAGGAAGCTCGTGCCCAAGGGGACTTGTCAGAAAATGCTGACTATGATGCTGCACGAAATCGTCAAGCTGAAGTTGAAGGACGAATTAAGCAAATCGAAGGTTTATTAACAAAAGCTAAAGAAATTAAAGAAGTTAAATCAAAAGCCGGAGTTATTAAATTAGGAAGTAAAGTTACTTTTACAAATTTATTATTAAAAAAAGATTTTGAAATTAAAATTGTTGGAGCTGTTGAAGCAAATCCATTTGAAAATACAATTTCAAATGAATCTCCAATTGCTAAAGCAATTATAGGCAAAAAAGTTGGAGAAACTGTTGAAATTAAAGGAATTCAAACACCTTATAAAGTAACTATTGTTTCAGTAGCATAA